The Gasterosteus aculeatus chromosome 17, fGasAcu3.hap1.1, whole genome shotgun sequence genome includes a window with the following:
- the adipor1a gene encoding adiponectin receptor protein 1a, whose amino-acid sequence MSARNGSASDADCRISEDCHVPDVELMELGPLLEEGGGRQAASKGVVSEGAAMLAEEEEDDEVEEVLTLPLQAHHAMEKMEEFVHKVWEGRWRVIPFHVLPEWLKDNDYLLHGHRPPMPSFRACFGSIFRIHTETGNIWTHLLGLILFICLGTLTMLRPNMYFMAPLQEKVVFGMFFLGAVLCLSFSWLFHTVYCHSEKVSRTFSKLDYSGIALLIMGSFVPWLYYSFYCSPQPRLIYLTIVCVLGIAAIIVAQWERFSTPRHRPTRAGVFMGLGLSGIVPTMHFTIEEGFVKATTVGQMGWFYLMGAMYITGAGLYAARIPERYFPGKCDIWFHSHQIFHVLVVAAAFVHFYGVSNLQEFRYGLEGGCTDDTLL is encoded by the exons ATGTCCGCCCGAAACGGGTCTGCAAGTGATGCAGACTGCCGGATCTCTGAGGACTGCCATGTCCCAGATGTTGAGCTGATGGAGCTTGGGCCGCTGcttgaggagggaggggggcggcaggCAGCATCCAAAGGCGTGGTGTCAGAG GGAGCTGCAATGCttgctgaagaggaagaggatgatgagGTCGAAGAGGTTCTAACCTTACCACTTCAGGCTCACCACGCcatggagaagatggaggagttTGTACATAAG GTTTGGGAGGGGCGCTGGAGGGTCATCCCCTTCCATGTCCTGCCAGAGTGGCTAAAGGACAACGATTACCTTCTGCATGGACATCGGCCCCCAATGCCGTCCTTCCGGGCTTGTTTTGGGAGCATCTTCAGAATTCACACTGAGACAGGAAACATCTGGACTCACCTTTTAG GGCTGATCTTATTCATTTGTCTGGGTACGTTGACCATGCTGCGGCCCAACATGTATTTTATGGCCCCGCTGCAAGAGAAGGTGGTGTTTGGGATGTTCTTCCTGGGAGCTGTGCTCTGCCTGAGCTTTTCCTGGCTTTTTCATACAGTCTACTGCCACTCTGAGAAAGTGTCACGCACCTTCTCCAA GCTTGACTACTCTGGCATTGCCCTCCTGATCATGGGCTCCTTCGTTCCCTGGCTGTACTACTCCTTCTATTGTTCTCCTCAGCCTCGACTTATCTACCTCACCATTGTATGTGTCCTCGGCATTGCAGCAATCATAGTTGCCCAGTGGGAGCGGTTCTCTACACCTCGTCACAGACCTACAAGAGCAG GTGTGTTTATGGGTCTTGGACTAAGCGGCATTGTCCCCACCATGCATTTCACCATCGAGGAGGGCTTTGTTAAGGCAACCACAGTCGGCCAGATGggttggttctatctgatgggtGCCATGTATATCACTGGTGCTGGTCTCTATGCAGCAAGGATCCCTGAACGATATTTTCCTGGGAAATGTGACATCTGG TTCCACTCTCATCAGATTTTTCATGTTCTGGTTGTGGCGGCAGCATTTGTCCATTTCTACGGGGTTTCCAACCTTCAGGAGTTCCGCTACGGCCTTGAGGGAGGATGTACAGATGACACCCTACTCTGA
- the inavab gene encoding innate immunity activator b isoform X1: MEGSGEISDTDSGIILHSGSDSPMTHMKDVTTHTRAMKLKHQALQEQLELCLLELKKLCIREAELTSRLSDDYPLLPGEKPPHIRRRVGAAFKLDVQSFPRGAEESDLNLVDGELALQMKIYEAARKLCEEDHLSKAVRKSRLKQCKREEKKVKRLQETAFQLRLEHGRSSPLPAFNIAQHDLGASDDSSLSDSIVQDEEVTSQSSQLSSGLPDAGEKDQPQPPMSSQSFIDSPYMSPSVAPQTLLLTPSQSPHPSPDSMLSLNSSHVCDLPPIQHSPWTETSLDQPYQKSRKSRSSSKTSSPAQSELLPPLEACFASRLRLGRSQSNSTPSTPEMRVHRQLSLRISNPESSLEKDRGRSRGARRRLTEYAITLPEALPPAVNYGNPVRAEDSNSENSFTSYNSSPRRERPSDLAKQYQSAQLHSGPVGSYGPQAFARTGFHHSPRHQPSPSFPKAYYNEEMVYQNDLDLARSYYAQQAPSPSSRYEYYYNEAAVPHQRAQRPLPAEVRLSPSQAQWDHPHYRPKGQEVVNEQLKSWHRRSQLKSPRSRSLDRQGAVRVKNMSTREATFHQNQNYHEQVIQRRALQRAADDRQGRWVVDDGSHFVSQL; this comes from the exons ATGGAGGGCAGCGGAGAGATCAGTGACACAGACAGTGGCATCATCCTTCACTCag GCTCAGACAGTCCAATGACACACATGAAGGATGTTACCACGCACACGCGGGCCATGAAGCTCAAACACCAAGCTCTCCAGGAACAACTGGAGCTCTGCTTGCTGGAGCTGAAGAAACTCTGCATACGAGAAGCT GAGTTGACCAGCCGCCTGTCGGATGATTACCCACTGCTGCCGGGAGAGAAGCCTCCGCATATTCGCAGACGCGTCGGCGCCGCGTTTAAACTGGACGTGCAAAGCTTCCCTCGAGGAGCCGAG GAGTCAGATCTGAATTTAGTGGATGGCGAGTTGGCACTTCAGATGAAGATATACGAGGCAGCGCGCAAGCTCTGCGAGGAGGATCACCTGAGTAAGGCTGTTAGGAAGAGCCGGCTAAAGCAGTgcaagagagaggagaaaaaagtcAAACGGCTGCAAGAAACTGCTTTCCAGCTCCGACTGGAGCACGGTCGATCATCGCCACTCCCTGCTTTCAATATTGCTCAACACG ATCTTGGTGCATCTGATGACAGCTCTCTGTCTGACTCTATAGTGCAAGATGAAG aggtGACAAGTCAGTCCTCCCAGCTGTCCTCTGGACTCCCTGACGCAGGAGAGAAGGATCAACCCCAGCCTCCCATGTCCTCACAATCCTTCATTGACAGCCCCTACATGTCTCCATCTGTGGCTCCACAGACTCTGCTGCTAACTCCAAGCCAGTCTCCCCATCCGAGTCCTGACTCTATGCTGAGTTTAAACTCAAGCCATGTATGTGACCTTCCTCCCATCCAGCACTCCCCGTGGACAGAGACCAGTCTCGACCAACCATACCAGAAGAGCAGGAAGTCGCGCTCCTCCAGCAAGACAAG CAGTCCTGCCCAAAGTGAATTGTTGCCACCGTTGGAGGCTTGCTTCGCTTCCCGTCTGCGGCTGGGCCGCTCTCAGTCGAACAGCACGCCTTCCACACCAGAGATGCGAGTGCACAGACAACTCTCCCTCAG AATATCCAACCCTGAATCTTCATTGGAAAAAGACCGTGGTCGCAGCAGAGGTGCAAGGAGGCGACTGACGGAATATGCCATAACTTTACCAGAGGCTCTTCCCCCCGCGGTGAACTATGGAAACCCCGTTAGAGCAGAAGATAGCAACTCTGAAAACTCGTTTACATCTTACAACAGCTCGCCGCGGCGGGAGCGGCCCAGCGATTTGGCCAAACAGTATCAGTCTGCACAACTGCATTCTGGTCCCGTCGGCAGCTATGGACCTCAAGCCTTCGCACGCACCGGCTTTCACCATAGTCCCAGGCACCAGCCCAGCCCCAGTTTTCCAAAAGCCTATTACAACGAGGAAATGGTCTACCAAAATGATCTGGACTTGGCACGGAGCTATTACGCCCAGCAGGCTCCTAGTCCTTCCAGCAGATATGAGTATTACTATAACGAGGCCGCCGtgccccaccagagagcacAGAGACCATTACCTGCTGAGGTCAGACTCTCCCCCTCCCAGGCTCAATGGGACCATCCACACTACCGCCCCAAAGGCCAAGAAGTAGTCAATGAACAGCTTAAGTCATGGCACCGGCGCAGTCAGCTTAAATCCCCGAGGTCTCGCTCTCTGGACAGGCAGGGAGCAGTCAGAGTTAAAAACATGTCCACTCGGGAGGCAACCTTCCACCAAAATCAGAATTACCACGAACAG GTTATCCAAAGAAGGGCTCTTCAGAGAGCTGCAGATGACCGTCAAGGCCGCTGGGTTGTAGATGACGGTTCTCACTTTGTAAGTCAACtgtaa
- the rabif gene encoding guanine nucleotide exchange factor MSS4 yields the protein MADNQQQSKDVTGRSDLLSEEGKNSKTVLCQRCGSKVLCPGMAVFAEKELFLPSMRKKSGLSTTEGSVEGDTLTAHWFVDDMYTFENVGFTKDVGRIKYLICADCEIGPIGWHSLDDKKSFYVALERVNHA from the exons ATGGCCGATAACCAACAACAGTCCAAAGACGTCACGGGCCGATCGGACCTGCTATCTGAAGAAGGCAAGAATAGCAAAACCGTCTTGTGCCAACGCTGCGGGTCCAAAGTGCTGTGCCCGGGGATGGCTGTGTTTGCAGAGAAAGAG CTGTTCCTACCATCCATGCGGAAAAAAAGCGGCCTCAGCACCACAGAGGGCTCAGTGGAAGGGGACACTCTGACCGCCCACTGGTTTGTGGACGACATGTACACTTTTGAAAATGTGGGCTTCACTAAGGACGTGGGGAGAATCAAGTACCTCATCTGTGCAGATTGTGAGATTGGACCAATCGGCTGGCACTCTTTGGATGACAAGAAAAGTTTCTACGTCGCTCTGGAAAGGGTAAATCATGCATAA
- the inavab gene encoding innate immunity activator b isoform X2: MEGSGEISDTDSGIILHSGSDSPMTHMKDVTTHTRAMKLKHQALQEQLELCLLELKKLCIREAELTSRLSDDYPLLPGEKPPHIRRRVGAAFKLDVQSFPRGAEESDLNLVDGELALQMKIYEAARKLCEEDHLSKAVRKSRLKQCKREEKKVKRLQETAFQLRLEHGRSSPLPAFNIAQHDLGASDDSSLSDSIVQDEEVTSQSSQLSSGLPDAGEKDQPQPPMSSQSFIDSPYMSPSVAPQTLLLTPSQSPHPSPDSMLSLNSSHVCDLPPIQHSPWTETSLDQPYQKSRKSRSSSKTSPAQSELLPPLEACFASRLRLGRSQSNSTPSTPEMRVHRQLSLRISNPESSLEKDRGRSRGARRRLTEYAITLPEALPPAVNYGNPVRAEDSNSENSFTSYNSSPRRERPSDLAKQYQSAQLHSGPVGSYGPQAFARTGFHHSPRHQPSPSFPKAYYNEEMVYQNDLDLARSYYAQQAPSPSSRYEYYYNEAAVPHQRAQRPLPAEVRLSPSQAQWDHPHYRPKGQEVVNEQLKSWHRRSQLKSPRSRSLDRQGAVRVKNMSTREATFHQNQNYHEQVIQRRALQRAADDRQGRWVVDDGSHFVSQL, encoded by the exons ATGGAGGGCAGCGGAGAGATCAGTGACACAGACAGTGGCATCATCCTTCACTCag GCTCAGACAGTCCAATGACACACATGAAGGATGTTACCACGCACACGCGGGCCATGAAGCTCAAACACCAAGCTCTCCAGGAACAACTGGAGCTCTGCTTGCTGGAGCTGAAGAAACTCTGCATACGAGAAGCT GAGTTGACCAGCCGCCTGTCGGATGATTACCCACTGCTGCCGGGAGAGAAGCCTCCGCATATTCGCAGACGCGTCGGCGCCGCGTTTAAACTGGACGTGCAAAGCTTCCCTCGAGGAGCCGAG GAGTCAGATCTGAATTTAGTGGATGGCGAGTTGGCACTTCAGATGAAGATATACGAGGCAGCGCGCAAGCTCTGCGAGGAGGATCACCTGAGTAAGGCTGTTAGGAAGAGCCGGCTAAAGCAGTgcaagagagaggagaaaaaagtcAAACGGCTGCAAGAAACTGCTTTCCAGCTCCGACTGGAGCACGGTCGATCATCGCCACTCCCTGCTTTCAATATTGCTCAACACG ATCTTGGTGCATCTGATGACAGCTCTCTGTCTGACTCTATAGTGCAAGATGAAG aggtGACAAGTCAGTCCTCCCAGCTGTCCTCTGGACTCCCTGACGCAGGAGAGAAGGATCAACCCCAGCCTCCCATGTCCTCACAATCCTTCATTGACAGCCCCTACATGTCTCCATCTGTGGCTCCACAGACTCTGCTGCTAACTCCAAGCCAGTCTCCCCATCCGAGTCCTGACTCTATGCTGAGTTTAAACTCAAGCCATGTATGTGACCTTCCTCCCATCCAGCACTCCCCGTGGACAGAGACCAGTCTCGACCAACCATACCAGAAGAGCAGGAAGTCGCGCTCCTCCAGCAAGACAAG TCCTGCCCAAAGTGAATTGTTGCCACCGTTGGAGGCTTGCTTCGCTTCCCGTCTGCGGCTGGGCCGCTCTCAGTCGAACAGCACGCCTTCCACACCAGAGATGCGAGTGCACAGACAACTCTCCCTCAG AATATCCAACCCTGAATCTTCATTGGAAAAAGACCGTGGTCGCAGCAGAGGTGCAAGGAGGCGACTGACGGAATATGCCATAACTTTACCAGAGGCTCTTCCCCCCGCGGTGAACTATGGAAACCCCGTTAGAGCAGAAGATAGCAACTCTGAAAACTCGTTTACATCTTACAACAGCTCGCCGCGGCGGGAGCGGCCCAGCGATTTGGCCAAACAGTATCAGTCTGCACAACTGCATTCTGGTCCCGTCGGCAGCTATGGACCTCAAGCCTTCGCACGCACCGGCTTTCACCATAGTCCCAGGCACCAGCCCAGCCCCAGTTTTCCAAAAGCCTATTACAACGAGGAAATGGTCTACCAAAATGATCTGGACTTGGCACGGAGCTATTACGCCCAGCAGGCTCCTAGTCCTTCCAGCAGATATGAGTATTACTATAACGAGGCCGCCGtgccccaccagagagcacAGAGACCATTACCTGCTGAGGTCAGACTCTCCCCCTCCCAGGCTCAATGGGACCATCCACACTACCGCCCCAAAGGCCAAGAAGTAGTCAATGAACAGCTTAAGTCATGGCACCGGCGCAGTCAGCTTAAATCCCCGAGGTCTCGCTCTCTGGACAGGCAGGGAGCAGTCAGAGTTAAAAACATGTCCACTCGGGAGGCAACCTTCCACCAAAATCAGAATTACCACGAACAG GTTATCCAAAGAAGGGCTCTTCAGAGAGCTGCAGATGACCGTCAAGGCCGCTGGGTTGTAGATGACGGTTCTCACTTTGTAAGTCAACtgtaa
- the kdm5ba gene encoding lysine (K)-specific demethylase 5Ba: MTNPQLNEFIPPPECPVFEPSWEEFADPFAYINKIRPIAEKTGICKVRPPPEWQPPFACDVDRLKFTPRIQRLNELEAQTRVKLNFLDQIAKFWEFQGCTLKIPHVERKILDLYQLNKLVNEEGGFDAVCRERRWTRISVKMGFAPGKAIGSHLRAHYERILFPYNLFQTGGNQPRATLTNDTKDKEYTPHDLPQRQSVQPQETCSIARRAKRMRSERGSFKTEPGEVCENRPNLRRRMGTYVGKQEPVRMAVTEVKREPVKHEEPTDNEEKTVLDKRPPSSKIDQYMCLVCGKGTAEDRLLLCDGCDDSYHIFCLIPPLHDVPKGDWRCPKCLAQECGKPPVAFGFEQASRSYTLQAFGDMADSFKSDYFNMPVHMVPTELVEKEFWRLVSTIEDDVTVEYGADIASKEFGSGFPLSNSHFEVPPEDEHYLSSGWNLNNMPVLDSSVLTHITADICGMKLPWLYVGMCFSSFCWHIEDHWSYSINYLHWGEPKTWYGAPAYAAEHLESVMKNLAPELFESQQDLLHQLVTIMNPNTLMNNGVPIYRTNQCAGEFVITFPRAYHSGFNQGFNFAEAVNFCTMDWMPIGRKCVAHYRELSRYCVFSHDEMVCNMADKADTMDVDLASAVQKEMTDMVQEEEQLREKINKLGIVQSRQVDYEVLPDEERQCCKCRTTCYLSGITCACSPGKMVCLYHTGDLCSCPHSNLTLHYKFTLEELYPMMESVKLRAESYKEWLCSVQDILENKGDKKRSLEELHSLVEQSETKAFPQISLLDQLRTVASEADKVATMAQQLLNGKRQTRYRSGGGKSQNQNELAVEELRSFVRQFDNLPCNIRQAPLLKDLLTRVDHFQERSERLLSDESPSPLELQDLLDESLGLDVELPQLPLLRERLEQARWLEAVQQASSRPESLCLDTMRRLIDQGVGLVPHSSVERAMARLQELLTVSEQWEERVLGLMEARPNHNLETLDAALQEVENIPAYLPNCLQLKDVFTKAKKWLHDAEALQLGGRIPVLDSLSELLLRAEGIPVMLEPLSRLEVLVSDVQTWKESAAKTFLLKNSPFSLLEVLCPRCDVGTGHTRLKSKKGKEASQINKKSATKVESLCDVDRALSESKDSASAMATLADVRQREMDLLLTLRASNESRLVPAENCCALSVCICQKAPSGAMMQCELCREVFHCDCVTTTADLEYGQAWLCPLCQRSRKPPLDKVLPLLASLQRIRVRLPEGDALRFLIERTVRWQHRVQQACTEGMLKKVSKMGKVGPGISSHLTQEINCSSFHTEHQSVPLQGLAPDLEELLVEGFLLQVTLPETEQLYKYLLYKLAPRLSHSAPCESNTEQDQQPQRGSPHHNKNGVSGLKKEALNGQSKRIKRRKESSDSQHSEKAKKYRKKKSSKSKEKSEDTERTCSPTHALSDPTASDSEEDYSLCAAPWCREPEGDEVNWVQCDGSCNQWFHQICVGLSADRAEKEDYICISCTQPDYDRGE; the protein is encoded by the exons ATGACTAATCCGCAGCTGAATGAGTTCATTCCTCCTCCGGAGTGCCCTGTTTTTGAGCCCAGCTGGGAGGAATTTGCCGACCCTTTTGCGTACATCAACAAAATACGACCTATTGCAGAGAAGACTGGCATCTGCAAGGTCCGACCGCCGCCG GAATGGCAGCCACCATTTGCTTGTGATGTTGACAGACTGAAATTCACGCCGAGGATACAAAGGCTTAATGAGTTAGAG GCTCAGACCAGAGTCAAGTTGAACTTCCTGGATCAAATTGCAAAATTCTGGGAGTTTCAAGGATGCACTCTCAAAATCCCTCACGTGGAAAGAAAGATTTTAGATCTTTACCAGCTGAATAAA CTGGTGAATGAAGAAGGAGGCTTTGATGCCGTCTGCAGAGAGCGGCGATGGACGAGGATATCTGTGAAGATGGGCTTTGCTCCAGGCAAGGCTATTGGCTCTCATCTGCGGGCCCACTATGAGAGAATCCTCTTCCCATACAACCTGTTCCAGACTGGAGGCAATCAGCCT AGAGCCACCTTGACCAATGACACTAAAGATAAGGAGTACACCCCTCACGACCTGCCGCAGCGGCAGTCTGTGCAGCCCCAGGAGACCTGTAGCATTGCTCGCCGTGCAAAACGCATGAGATCTGAA AGAGGCAGTTTTAAAACGGAACCCGGGGAAGTTTGCGAGAATCGTCCTAATCTCAGGAGGAGAATGGGAACGTATGTTGGAAAACAAGAACCTG TGAGGATGGCGGTCACTGAGGTGAAACGGGAGCCCGTTAAACACGAGGAGCCAACagataatgaagaaaaaactgTTTTAGATAAGAGACCGCCGTCAAGTAAA ATCGACCAGTACATGTGCCTTGTTTGTGGCAAAGGTACTGCTGAGGATCGGCTGCTTTTGTGTGATGGCTGTGATGACAGCTACCACATCTTCTGTCTGATCCCCCCCCTTCACGACGTTCCCAAAGGCGACTGGCGATGTCCCAAGTGCCTGGCCCAG GAATGTGGCAAACCTCCGGTTGCGTTTGGCTttgagcaggccagcaggagctACACCCTCCAGGCTTTTGGAGACATGGCCGATTCCTTCAAGTCAGATTATTTCAACATGCCAGTTCAT ATGGTTCCTACTGAGCTGGTGGAGAAGGAGTTCTGGCGTCTCGTCAGTACCATTGAGGATGACGTCACTGTGGAGTACGGAGCCGACATTGCCTCCAAGGAGTTTGGGAGTGGTTTCCCTTTGAGTAACAGCCACTTTGAAGTCCCTCCTGAGGATGAG CATTACCTGAGCAGCGGGTGGAACCTGAACAACATGCCGGTGCTGGACTCCTCCGTGCTGACTCACATTACAGCCGACATCTGCGGGATGAAGTTGCCCTGGCTGTATGTGGGGATGTGCTTCTCTTCCTTCTGCTGGCATATTGAGGACCATTGGAGCTACTCCATAAACTATCTTCACTG GGGCGAGCCTAAGACGTGGTATGGGGCTCCCGCTTATGCCGCCGAGCACCTTGAGTCGGTCATGAAGAACCTGGCACCTGAGCTGTTTGAGTCACAGCAAGACCTCCTTCACCAGCTGGTCACCATCATGAATCCCAACACGCTGATGAACAACGGCGTCCCG ATCTATCGCACCAACCAATGTGCAGGGGAGTTCGTCATCACTTTCCCCAGAGCTTACCACAGTGGATTCAACCAGGGCTTCAACTTTGCTGAAGCTGTTAACTTTTGCACCATGGACTGG ATGCCCATCGGCCGTAAATGCGTGGCACACTATCGGGAGCTGAGCAGATACTGTGTCTTTTCACACGATGAGATGGTTTGTAACATGGCTGATAAAGCAGACACAATGGATGTCGACCTGGCCTCGGCGGTGCAGAAAGAGATGACCGACATGgtccaagaagaagaacaactgAGAGAGAAGATCAATAAGTTG ggTATTGTGCAATCTCGACAAGTTGATTATGAAGTGCTCCCCGATGAGGAGCGGCAGTGCTGCAAGTGTCGAACCACCTGCTACCTGTCTGGCATAACCTGTGCCTGCAGTCCTGGCAAGATGGTGTGTCTGTATCACACCGGGGACCTCTGCTCCTGTCCCCATAGCAACCTTACACTCCA TTACAAGTTTACTCTGGAAGAGTTGTATCCAATGATGGAATCAGTGAAGCTGCGTGCAGAGTCCTATAAAGAATGGCTCTGTAGTGTGCAGGACATCCTGGAGAACAAAGGAGACAAGAAAAGAA GTTTGGAAGAGCTCCACAGCCTGGTGGAGCAGTCAGAAACAAAGGCGTTTCCACAAATCAGCCTTCTAGATCAGCTACGCACAGTCGCCTCAGAGGCGGATAAAGTTGCTACGATGGCCCAACAGCTTCTCAATGGAAAGAGGCAGACGAG GTATCGTTCTGGAGGAGGAAAGTCTCAAAACCAGAACGAGTTGGCTGTTGAAGAGCTGAGGTCTTTTGTTCGACAGTTTGACAACTTGCCGTGCAACATCCGACAGGCTCCTTTACTAAAG gacttGCTGACCCGGGTGGATCACTTCCAGGAGCGCAGCGAGCGTCTTCTCTCTGACGAGTCACCCAGCCCGCTGGAGCTGCAGGACCTGCTGGACGAGAGCCTGGGCCTGGACGTGGAGCTGCCCCAGCTGCCCCTGCTGAGGGAGCGACTGGAGCAGGCCCGCTGGCTGGAGGCCGTACAGCAAGCGAGCAGCCGACCAGAAAGCCTCTGCCTGGACACCATGAGGAGGCTGATAGACCAGGGCGTGGGTTTGGTCCCTCACAGCTCGGTGGAGAGAGCCATGGCTCGTCTGCAGGAGCTGCTTACAGTTTCAGAGCAGTGGGAGGAACGGGTGCTGGGCCTTATGGAAGCCAG GCCAAATCACAACCTAGAAACACTTGATGCTGCTCTACAAGAAGTAGAAAACATCCCTGCCTATCTGCCCAACTGTCTCCAGCTGAAGGATGTCTTCACCAAGGCCAAGAAATGGCTCCATGACGCCGAAGCACTTCAG CTCGGGGGACGTATTCCTGTGCTGGACAGCCTgtctgagctgctgctcagAGCAGAGGGCATTCCAGTGATGCTCGAACCGCTGAGTCGGCTGGAGGTCCTTGTCAGTGATGTTCAGACCTGGAAGGAGAGCGCCGCAAAGACATTCCTACTGAAAAACtcgcctttctctctccttgaG GTGCTTTGTCCGAGGTGTGATGTAGGTACCGGGCATACGAGGTTGAaatccaaaaaaggaaaagaagcttCACAGATCAATAAAAAATCTGCAACAAAAGTAGAGTCGCTGTGTGATGTGGATAGAGCTCTTTCTGAGAGCAAGGACTCTGCCTCTGCT ATGGCAACTCTCGCTGATGTCCGGCAGAGGGAGATGGATCTCCTGTTGACTCTGCGTGCTTCAAACGAGTCCAGGCTGGTTCCTGCAGAAAACTGTTGTGCACTCAGCGTCTGCATCTGCCAAAAGGCTCCTTCGGGGGCCATGATGCAGTGCGAGCTCTGCCGAGAAGTCTTCCACTGCGATTGCGTCACAACAACAGCAGACCTGGAGTACGGCCAAGCCTGGCTATGCCCTCTTTGCCAGCGGTCGAGAAAACCCCCCCTGGACAAGGTCCTGCCTCTGTTGGCTTCACTGCAGAGGATTCGAGTCCGGCTGCCAGAAGGGGACGCACTGCGCTTCCTCATCGAGAGGACTGTGCGATGGCAGCACAGAGTTCAGCAGGCCTGCACGGAGGGAATGCTGAAGAAAGTGTCGAAGATG GGAAAGGTTGGACCTGGAATATCTTCACATCTGACTCAGGAAATCAACTGTTCATCTTTCCATACAGAGCATCAGTCTGTTCCACTCCAGg GTCTCGCCCCTGACCTGGAGGAGCTTTTGGTGGAGGGATTCCTACTGCAGGTCACTCTGCCTGAAACTGAGCAGCTGTACAAATACCTGCTGTACAAGCTGGCCCCGCGACTCTCACACAGCGCCCCGTGTGAGAGCAACACAGAACAGGACCAACAGCCACAGAGAGGAAGCCCGCACCACAACAAG AATGGAGTTTCCGGTCTCAAGAAAGAGGCGTTGAACGGTCAGAGCAAAAGGATCAAGCGGCGTAAGGAAAGCTCTGACTCGCAGCACAGCGAGAAGGCCAAGAAATAccgcaaaaaaaaatcaagcaaGAGCAAAGAGAAGAGCGAAGACACAGAGCGGACGTGTTCTCCCACACACGCACTGTCTGACCCCACTGCTTCAGATTCCGAGGAGGACTACTCTCTGTGTGCTGCACCATGGTGCAGGGAGCCAGAGGGCGACGAG gTGAACTGGGTCCAATGTGATGGCAGCTGCAATCAGTGGTTCCACCAGATCTGTGTCGGACTTTCTGCTGACCGAGCAGAGAAGGAGGACTATATTTGCATAAGCTGCACACAGCCAGACTATGACCGAGGCGAATGA